One part of the Insulibacter thermoxylanivorax genome encodes these proteins:
- a CDS encoding toll/interleukin-1 receptor domain-containing protein: MSSGGGGSRGGNSTRSIKPRWSRAGSSVWYTPEQVRALIPIRNNVESLATQTDLRDVFLCHAWDDRQGAAKELHDLLEAHGVSVWFSEKDVALGVPLLRAIDKGLANSRVGIVLVTPALLRRLPAEGIADKELSALLARERLVPIVHETTFEALREVSPLLASRSGLSTAEEPMADVAAKIAELVAL; this comes from the coding sequence TACTCGTAGTATTAAGCCGCGCTGGTCGAGAGCAGGTTCGTCCGTTTGGTACACGCCGGAACAAGTTCGAGCACTAATACCAATCCGCAACAACGTCGAAAGCCTAGCAACGCAGACTGATCTTCGGGACGTTTTCCTATGCCATGCGTGGGACGACAGGCAGGGGGCTGCCAAAGAGCTACACGATTTACTTGAGGCACATGGTGTCTCTGTTTGGTTCAGTGAAAAGGATGTTGCTCTTGGCGTGCCGTTGCTTCGTGCCATCGATAAGGGTTTGGCGAATTCACGAGTTGGAATCGTATTAGTGACCCCTGCGTTGTTACGCCGACTCCCAGCAGAAGGCATCGCAGATAAAGAACTTTCAGCACTTCTGGCTCGTGAACGACTCGTCCCGATTGTGCACGAAACTACGTTTGAAGCTCTCCGTGAAGTAAGTCCTTTGCTTGCATCGCGAAGCGGTTTGAGTACTGCAGAAGAGCCAATGGCAGACGTTGCTGCAAAGATCGCAGAGCTTGTCGCCCTGTAA